A segment of the Mangrovimonas sp. YM274 genome:
GTCAACAACGGGATATTTCCCCAAAGACGCACCATATCAAAATACAGATAAGCTCTAATGAAACGGGTTTCACCCACGTAACGATTTCTTAGTTCCTCTTGTCCAGTCCAATCTATTTGATCGATTCTTTGCAACAAAACATTACAACGATATAGGGCCTGGTAATACTTAATCCAAGTGTCGTTGTACAAGTCCTGATAGGCAGGTGCCACACTCATATCAAATTCATCGATTGCTTGATAGTCTGGATTATCTGAATACCCCAAACCACTAAAGCAATCATCGGACATAACTTCAGATGCTGTATAGAATGTTCTTCCCGAAGCTCCAGTAACCACTTGTAAACCGTCATAACATCCTATCAAAGCTGAATAGGCATGCTCCGGAATTTGGTAAAAACTCTCGTCGGTAGTGTCTGTTATGGGTGCCGTGTCCAGAAAGTCATCGGAACAACCTACCATGGTCAGCATTCCTAAAGCAACAATATATTTATTAATTCTTTTCATGATTCAATTTTTAAAATTTAACGTTTAACCCTAGCATATAAGTTCTAGGTCTAGGATAATACCCTACGTCTACTCCTGATGAGAAGTTGTAATTGCTATCAGAAATTCCAAATCCTACCTCTGGATCCATACCATCATAGTTTGTAAACGTATAAAGGTTCAATACAGAGAAGTATAAACGGAATTGTTCTGCAAAGAAATTTTTCTTTTTGGCACCTCTTGCGATATCATACCCTAAAGTCATAGTGCTAATTCTTAAGAAATCGCCATCGTGAACAAAAATATCAGAGAACTGGTTGTAGTTTCTGTTATCTACGGTTAGTCTAGGCAAGGAATTTGAAGACCCTGGCCCATGCCAACGATCCAAGATAGCTCCTGTCCAGTTTTGGTTGGCTGCTGTATTTCTATAAGACTGTACAATTTGGTTCCCTGCAACTCCATTGGCCTGCATTGAGAAATCGAAGGCTTTATAGTTAAACCCTAAAGAGAATCCATAGGTAAAATCTGGATTTGGATCTCCTATTTCAGTTCTGTCATCACCATTAACCACTCCGTCTCCATTGGTATCTACATAAATTAAATCTCCTGGCTGTGCATCTGGCAACAATAGATTTCCATCAGCATTTACATAGTCATTGATCTCAGCTTCGGTTTGGAATACGCCAGCCGTTTCATACCCCCAAAAATATCCAAGAGGATGTCCATCTTCGGCTCTGTAAAATTCTTGAGAGTTGTCCCATAACTGATTGTTCAAACCGTGTATAATACCATCTTCCGTTGGAATTTCCCCAACTTCATTTTTATTATAAGCGCCATTGAAACTGATGTTATAGCTAAAATCTTCATTCACATGATTATTGTAACCTATCACAGCTTCAACCCCTGTGTTTACAACACTACCTCCGTTTATATAAGGTGCATCTGCCCCAGTAGTTGCTGGAATTGGCGCTAATACCAACCAATCCTTTTGTTCTTTGCGGTACCAATCAAAAGCAAGCGTTAACTTAGAATCAAAGAATCTGGCATCAAACCCAAAATCCAACTCTTCAGCGGTTTCCCACTGCAGATTTTCATTAGGCAACCTATATGGATATGCTCCTGGCGTTAACACACCTTCTTCGTCACCCAAACTATAGTTGGTGTTGTTTGTTCTAACCAATCCTAAGAACTGGAAATTCCCTACATTTTGATTACCAACTTGCCCCCAACTTCCTCTAAGCTTGAAATAATTCATGAAAGAATCGCCATCCGCCATAAAGTCTTCTTTGGAGATTACCCAACCTGCTGATACAGAAGGAAAATAACCCCAACGGTTTCCGTCTGCGAATTGTGAAGATCCATCGGCTCTAAAGGTAGCATTCAACAAATACTTCCCTTTATAGTTATAATTCAAACGTCCAAAATAAGACATTCTCTTCGCAATGGCTGCCGGCCCTCCAGATAGAGAAATCTGTGTTCCATCGGCATTGGTGGCATTGCTCAACCATGCATGATTTAAATCGTCATATAATAAATCCACATTCGACCCTGACATAAAATGACCATCATATTTGAAGGCTTCTGATCCCAACATGGTCTCGAAATGGTGGTTCTCTCCCAAATCAAAATCATAAGTCAACAAATTAGTCCATATCATGCTTTTACCTTTGCTCATGTTTTGGCTCACACTTCTTAAATTACTAAAGGCATATATAGACAATTCATAAATTGGAGAAAAGCTATGTCCTTGACTAGCGTAGTAATCGATACCCAAATTGGTTCTAAAATTTAAGTTTTTAGCTAATTCAAAATCAAAATACACATTACCCACTAACTTTTGAGTATCATTTTCATTTTGATTGGAATATACCATTTGTGCATATGGATTGGACACCCCTTGCAACCAAGGCTCACTATACCCAGTTGAATTAAAAAATTCTCCATTGGCATCATACATTGGGAACAATGGGTTGGTTTGGAAAGCACCTCTTAAAGCATTATTATATTGGTTTCCTACCCCAATACCATTGTTATTGATCCAAGCGTAGCTGAAGTTTTCTCCAAACTTCACCCTATCACCGTACAATTTGTGCTCAGAATTAAATCTAAAATTGTAACGCTCGTAGTACGAGTAATCTGCACCACCAACGATACCAGCTTGGTTCAAATAAGACAAAGACGATGAATAGGTAGACATTTCAGATCCTCCCGAAACACCTAAGGTATAGTTTTCGGTTGGCGCAGTCTCAAACATTTCGTCCATCCAATCAGTCCCGTTCCCCGCATTCGCAATATCAACGTCAGAAAACTGTCTTGCCATTCCAGAATTAATTCTAGCTTCATTAATCATAGTCATATACTCCGTAGCATTTAACATGTCTATCTTTTTGGCTAGGGTCTGTACACCATAAAATTGGTCGAAAGTAATTTGTGCTTTACCAACCTTACCTTTTTTAGTGGTTACCAATACTACCCCGTTTGCAGCTTGAGACCCATAGATAGCTGCTGAAGCCGCATCTTTCAAGATAGAAATGCTCTCAATATCAGCATTGTTAAGATACGAAATATCTCCGGTTTGCACACCATCTACAATATATAAAGGCGAATTGCTACCAGCAGATCCTAGACCACGGATAACCACATTCAAGGATTCCCCCGGCTGTCCAGATGTAGAGGTAATCTGCACCCCTGCCGCTTGTCCTTGCATAGCTTGAAGTGCGTTGGTCGTACTTTGCTTTTGAAGGGCTTCCCCATCAACTTGAAGGTTGGCACCTGTGGTCAATTCTTTCTTTTGAACACCGTACCCCACCACTACTACTTCACTCAATTCTTCAACATTAGTTTCCAATTGAATGTTAATTGCGGTTCTGTTTTGAACACTTACCTCCTGGGTTTTGTATCCAACATAACTCACTATCAATACCGCATTTGGCGACACCTTAAGCGAGTAATTTCCGTCGAAATCTGTGGAGGTTCCTTTTGTCTCGTTACCCTTTACAATAATAGAGGCTCCGGGAATTGGCATTCCATCGGCGACATCTGATACTGTTCCGGACACAGTGATTTCACTTTGCGCAAACATTGGTTGTGTACTGAATGCACAAAGTAAAATTGCCACCAAAATGGCCCACACTCCAGAAGAGTCATAAAATTTACTTCTCATAATGAAAAACATTAGTTTAATTGATTAATTTGAATGTTAATTAGTAAGCGTTTGCAATGATTTGTTCAAACAATTCTTGCTTTCCGCTTATTTGCTGTGGTTCCCCATTTGCTCTCCCAATTTTGCTTAGCTCTTCCAAGGTCAATTCACCATTTTCAAACTTAGCGCCATTACCTGAGTCAAATGATTGGTAACGTTCTGTTCTTAACTTTTTATAATTAGTATTCTTTAAAACATGCTCTGCACATATCAAACCTCTTGCAAATACATCCATACCCGAGATATGAGCTATAAATCTATCTTCAAGGTCTGTTGAATTTCTTCTTACTTTGGCATCAAAGTTTATACCCCCGCCTTGAATACCGCCTCCTTCAAGGATCACAAGCATGGCTTGGGTAGTCTCATATATATCAATTGGGAATTGATCTGTATCCCAACCGTTTTGATAATCTCCACGGTTAGCATCAACACTTCCAAGCAACCCGGCATCTACAGCTACCTGTAATTCGTGCTCGAAGGTGTGTCCCGCCAATGTTGCATGGTTCACCTCTATATTTAATTTAAAATCTTTATCAAGACCGTATTGTCTCATAAAGCCAACACAAGTAGCTGCATCATAATCATACTGATGTTTTGATGGCTCCATTGGTTTCGGTTCGATTAAGAAGTTACCTTTAAAACCTTGACTGCGCCCATAGTCTCTACACATGGTTAAAAAACGCGCCATATGCTCTTGCTCACGCTTCATATCGGTATTTAGCAAGCTCATATATCCTTCACGGCCTCCCCAGAACACATAGTTTTGTCCATCTAGAGCAATAGTAGCATCCATAGCTATTTTAACCTGAGCTCCCGCATAGGCTACTACATCAAAGTTAGGGTTCGTAGACGCTCCATTCATATACCTTGGATTTCCAAACAAGTTTGAGGTTCCCCAAAGCAATTCAATTCCGGTGTCTTTTTGTTTTTGCTTAGCATACTCCACCATAGCTTGAACTCTTTTTTCAAATTCAGCCAAGGTTGGTGCTTCATCTACCAAATCCACATCATGAAAACAGTAAAATGGAATTCCCATTTTTGACATAAACTCAAAACCGGCATCCATCTTATCTTTTGCTCGTTGTACAGCATCTTCGCTTTTATCCCAAGCAAAAACTGTTGTTTCCTTACCAAAAGGATCCCCTCCTTTATCACATAGTGTATGCCAATATGCCATAGCAAAACGCAAATGGTCCTTAAGTGGCTTCCCTGCTACAATTCTGTTTGCATCATACCATTTAAAAGCTAGCGGATTATCGCTCTCTCTTCCTTCATACTTAATAGTATCGATTCCTTTAAAGTAAGCCTGTTGGCTATTTGTACTCATAATTAAATTTCTTGAAGTTTAATTTGTTCTTTCCAGTTAAAATATACGTCTTGGTACTGCGCCGTAAGCTCCTTATTAGGTTCCAACCGCTCAATACACTCAAGATTACCAAACGCTTCTTCTAAAGAATTATAAAAACCAAAGCCATAGGCCGCACCTCTTGCAGCTCCTTCCGACCCTGAATTGTTATAAAGCTCTAATGAAGTTTTGGTGGTGTTCACAAAAATTTCTCTAAAAACAGGACTTAAGAATAAATTACCTTTGGAAGCCCTTACTATATTTCCAGAAACCCCTATGGATTTCATGACATCAAAACCATAATTCATAGCAAATACAATTCCCTCGCAGGCTGCTCTCACCAAATAATTTGAACTATGAATATTAAAGTTCAAGTTTTCAATTCCGGAGTTCACCTCCTTGTTGTCAAAAATGCGCTCAACCCCATTGCCAAAAGGATAAAACCTCAATCCCTTACTCCCCACTTCTGCTTTGGCCGCAGCACTATTCAAAAGTTCATAAGAAACTAATTCATCACTTCCCAAGGACATCATTTTCCTCAACCACTGATATAAAATCCCTGAACCATTAATACACAACAGGACGCCATTGCGTTTTTGACGCTCCGTATTATTGACATGAAGAAACGTATTGACTCTATTTTGTTGGTCAATATGATTTTTATCTGATACAGCATACACTACGGCAGAAGTCCCTGCAGTAGTCGCAATTTCACCAGGATTCAACACATTCAAGGACATGGCATTATTTGGCTGGTCTCCTGCGCGATAAGTAATTTTCACTTTAGGATTCAATCCCAAATCGGCAGCCACACCAGCATCAATCGTTGCATGATCGCCAAATGTTGGCACTATTTCCGGAATTTTACTTACAGGCAAGCCCATACCATCCAAAATCTCAGTCGCCAATCTATTTTCCTTAAAGTTCCACAGAGCCCCCTCAGACAGTCCTGAAGTACTTATTTGAGGCACGCCTGTAAATTTGGCGGCAATAAAATCTCCAGGAAGCATCATATAGGATGCCTTCGCAAACACTTCCGGCTCATGCTCCTGAACCCATTTAAGCTTGGAAGCCGTAAAATTGCCCGGAGAACCCAAAATCTGTTCCTGACAAACCTCCACACCAATAGACTCATAATATTGACGACCTATCTCAGCAGCTCTTCCATCACACCAAATAATGGACGGTCTTACCGGATTCAATTTCTCATCCGTAAGCACCAACCCGTGCATTTGATAGGCAATCCCCACCGCACCGATTTGCTTAACATCTATAGAATATTTGTTTTTAAATTGCGAAATGCCGCCTTTGATATACTCCCACCAAAGATTGGGATCTTGTTCTGCCCAACCTAATCGCGGCGCAACGATATCGGTTTCGAAGTCAGGCACAGAAATTGTCTTCAACACCGCTCCCTTATCCCCATCGAATACGGACATTTTAATTGAAGAACTACCTAAATCTATTCCTAAAAAGTACATGGATAGATATATTTTAGTTTCAAATAGTTGAAAAGACCATTAGTTTTCTCCCCAAGCGCATGCTAACCCCTTCATTTTAAAAACCATGCCTCTCAACTGATTCTTATGGTTAATATGACTACAAGTATACTGAAGATTGTTGGATTTAACAAAAATTTAATGCTTAATTTTCAATTTTCTTAAAAAAAATTTAAATAAATGAGCATTTCGTAATATCTTTGAATTCAAATCAATAAGGAATCCTACAGTTTTTCTTGACAGCCTTTCTTCTTGATTAATTCAAAATATCTTATTTTGCCATTTGATGGTCTCTTGGACTTTTAGCTATCCAAGCCATTTATATTACATTTAGAACGTTTACTCTATCGCACTGATGGTTAAAAAATTTATTGACGAAGAGTCTGGAAAAGTAATCGAAAGGTCTGTAATGAATGCCATTACAATCGATTGCGTTATTTTTGGTTTCGACAAAGGAAGCCTTAAAGTATTATTAGTAGAGCACGCTGAAGGTATTAGCAAAGGTAAATGGGCCCTTCCTGGAGGATGGATCAAAGAAGAAGAGAGCATCGATAATGCCGCCCATAGGCTACTTAGGGAACTTACCGCCCTTGACAATATCTTCCTGGAGCAATTAAAGGCCTTTGGTGACCCCGACCGTTTCCC
Coding sequences within it:
- the xylA gene encoding xylose isomerase, giving the protein MSTNSQQAYFKGIDTIKYEGRESDNPLAFKWYDANRIVAGKPLKDHLRFAMAYWHTLCDKGGDPFGKETTVFAWDKSEDAVQRAKDKMDAGFEFMSKMGIPFYCFHDVDLVDEAPTLAEFEKRVQAMVEYAKQKQKDTGIELLWGTSNLFGNPRYMNGASTNPNFDVVAYAGAQVKIAMDATIALDGQNYVFWGGREGYMSLLNTDMKREQEHMARFLTMCRDYGRSQGFKGNFLIEPKPMEPSKHQYDYDAATCVGFMRQYGLDKDFKLNIEVNHATLAGHTFEHELQVAVDAGLLGSVDANRGDYQNGWDTDQFPIDIYETTQAMLVILEGGGIQGGGINFDAKVRRNSTDLEDRFIAHISGMDVFARGLICAEHVLKNTNYKKLRTERYQSFDSGNGAKFENGELTLEELSKIGRANGEPQQISGKQELFEQIIANAY
- a CDS encoding TonB-dependent receptor, giving the protein MRSKFYDSSGVWAILVAILLCAFSTQPMFAQSEITVSGTVSDVADGMPIPGASIIVKGNETKGTSTDFDGNYSLKVSPNAVLIVSYVGYKTQEVSVQNRTAINIQLETNVEELSEVVVVGYGVQKKELTTGANLQVDGEALQKQSTTNALQAMQGQAAGVQITSTSGQPGESLNVVIRGLGSAGSNSPLYIVDGVQTGDISYLNNADIESISILKDAASAAIYGSQAANGVVLVTTKKGKVGKAQITFDQFYGVQTLAKKIDMLNATEYMTMINEARINSGMARQFSDVDIANAGNGTDWMDEMFETAPTENYTLGVSGGSEMSTYSSSLSYLNQAGIVGGADYSYYERYNFRFNSEHKLYGDRVKFGENFSYAWINNNGIGVGNQYNNALRGAFQTNPLFPMYDANGEFFNSTGYSEPWLQGVSNPYAQMVYSNQNENDTQKLVGNVYFDFELAKNLNFRTNLGIDYYASQGHSFSPIYELSIYAFSNLRSVSQNMSKGKSMIWTNLLTYDFDLGENHHFETMLGSEAFKYDGHFMSGSNVDLLYDDLNHAWLSNATNADGTQISLSGGPAAIAKRMSYFGRLNYNYKGKYLLNATFRADGSSQFADGNRWGYFPSVSAGWVISKEDFMADGDSFMNYFKLRGSWGQVGNQNVGNFQFLGLVRTNNTNYSLGDEEGVLTPGAYPYRLPNENLQWETAEELDFGFDARFFDSKLTLAFDWYRKEQKDWLVLAPIPATTGADAPYINGGSVVNTGVEAVIGYNNHVNEDFSYNISFNGAYNKNEVGEIPTEDGIIHGLNNQLWDNSQEFYRAEDGHPLGYFWGYETAGVFQTEAEINDYVNADGNLLLPDAQPGDLIYVDTNGDGVVNGDDRTEIGDPNPDFTYGFSLGFNYKAFDFSMQANGVAGNQIVQSYRNTAANQNWTGAILDRWHGPGSSNSLPRLTVDNRNYNQFSDIFVHDGDFLRISTMTLGYDIARGAKKKNFFAEQFRLYFSVLNLYTFTNYDGMDPEVGFGISDSNYNFSSGVDVGYYPRPRTYMLGLNVKF
- a CDS encoding FGGY-family carbohydrate kinase, producing MYFLGIDLGSSSIKMSVFDGDKGAVLKTISVPDFETDIVAPRLGWAEQDPNLWWEYIKGGISQFKNKYSIDVKQIGAVGIAYQMHGLVLTDEKLNPVRPSIIWCDGRAAEIGRQYYESIGVEVCQEQILGSPGNFTASKLKWVQEHEPEVFAKASYMMLPGDFIAAKFTGVPQISTSGLSEGALWNFKENRLATEILDGMGLPVSKIPEIVPTFGDHATIDAGVAADLGLNPKVKITYRAGDQPNNAMSLNVLNPGEIATTAGTSAVVYAVSDKNHIDQQNRVNTFLHVNNTERQKRNGVLLCINGSGILYQWLRKMMSLGSDELVSYELLNSAAAKAEVGSKGLRFYPFGNGVERIFDNKEVNSGIENLNFNIHSSNYLVRAACEGIVFAMNYGFDVMKSIGVSGNIVRASKGNLFLSPVFREIFVNTTKTSLELYNNSGSEGAARGAAYGFGFYNSLEEAFGNLECIERLEPNKELTAQYQDVYFNWKEQIKLQEI